From Malaya genurostris strain Urasoe2022 chromosome 2, Malgen_1.1, whole genome shotgun sequence:
atgccaagactttgctttgctccctaatgctaaatcttggtgttattacatgaaatatcggtaatacacctttgatgttccaatattgcaacaaatgaaattattgaaattttgcactgaatgggactgatatgcgggtactttagcatatgggacacagaaatgagttgatatttttttatattttactgaacaaaccctcaactttcattgcaatttctgagagtatattgaggaaagactccattcctcaagctaactcaaaattggcgaaaatcgatatgagactgatatgcgagtatgggcagtatatgaatcaaataatttttactggattgtgcattaaacagctttaaaatggcagtccactaaaacctacgtgaaaagtggaTTCCGACCGtaacatcatagagctaaggcagtgtgtcttattaaatatgttataaacaaagtagggcgggaaatattcacataacttttcacgtaactatgattgatcttttttttaaatgaagaaaaaaatgttttttttttcacaggtctggtcctaggcgcgaatgtcaaaaccccttgaatcaaattgattatttttcggaagaactgttttgcaatgaaaaaatctcgtcaacgtgtaaacatatttctgtgaagtacaaatggtcgggtaatcgatccgaaaaaaaaatttacccgtacccgacccgtacccgagtgaggggtaaatttttttacccgtacccgacccgtacccgagtgagcagtaaaattttttacccgtacccgacccgtacccgattgaaaataaaaatttttacccgtacccgacaaaaaacccgtcgggtacgggtacgggtcgggtttcgggtaaaatacccgatacccgaccatctctactacaAAGCCTGCTGTGTCTACGCCACATAAACCGAGTCACATTCGTTTGTCTATGTTTCATCCGAAGTACGTCTCGAAGCATTGATGCGTGAAACGAATCTGCTAGATGTACATTCAAATCACACATTCGATGAAatcttttcataattttttcgcCTTTCACAAGATGCTATCAGGCGTACAAACGGCTCTCACGCAGCACAAGTGTTTTCACAAaggcacacacaaaaaaaacacacagaGCACTCTTCAGAAGTGTGAAAAGTAATATCCGATCTGAAAAGGAGGATGTCGATAATGGTAAAAGACAAACCTTTCGGTAGGGGATGTTTTCGCTTTCGCCTTTCATCACGTCATCCAAACGGCGGTAGCAGCAGCAAcatcaacagcaacaacaacgacGGCGACGGAAAAAGGCACCAACTCTCGCCCCCCGAACCAATTGTGAGGCCACTCATTTATCGCGTTCATGGGATCTAACCAAGTCTATTAACTCCAAGTGGTGCCCGTCTGTGTGCACTAATTTAGCCGGTGCTCTAGAGTGGGCAAGATGCACTTTCCCGTCGCAGTAATATGCCTATCTAATTAATCCTTCAGCTCAGCGTGCACGCTGGAGTGGCCAGCCATAGAACATGTTTGAACGCTCGGCGCCCGCATTCACAAACGACGTCTTCATCGTGTACATCCTTTTCCGTGGAGACCTGCCGCACGGACGAAACAGCGCATGGCGGCCATGTAAGGACTCCGGTGAGCCTCAACGGTGTCGTCCATAAGTAACTGCTACCAGGACGAGTTTGTCCGTGGTCGGTGATGATTAGGACAATTTTTTACCCTGACTAGAGTGGCGCATATACGCATATACATacttggttgtctggttgtttttttttgtggagcATTTGGAATCCTGGGCTATCACTCTGTGGTAGACGAAGGCTTGCTGAATTGCACTCCTTCAGCTTAAGGTAAATGACGTTACCGACACTTGGGACGCGACTCGAAGAGATTTTTCACGCGGAAAGAATTTGTCACCGGAAATCTATTGAATCGAATCTAATTCGATGCTATCGAAGTAGGCTGTTAAATCTGTTCAAATGACAGGTACCATTCGAAGTGCAAGTCTTCCCAGTTCGATGATAAATTTGCATAGAAATGGTTTTAGTACTTCATAGAGAAAAACTTCATTCATGCGAAAAATCAATACTGTTGGAATTCGGAAAGATATTTAAAAGATTCAACTCAAACAAGCTCTCAGCTATGCATTACTCAAACGTGATTCGCAACCGTTGCATTAGGCATAAATCAAGTGTGTACAGTAGTAAAATCATAATTTCCCAATGACCGTCGTCTCTCCCGTAGCGTTTTTGGCAGAAGGATGGGCAAATGGGCATGATCCAACAGACAATGACTTTAcattaccaaaaaaaattttccctcCTCATCTTGCTTGCAAACTAAGAGAACGGAATCACAGCTTCGGTAAAGTTTCCAAATTGAAGCCCTGGAGTAGCGAACAAATAGTAGGTACTTCTGCGATGTGTTTGCGGTGCCGAAAGCTAAAGTCTACATCGTTCATTTTTTAGTGTATGATGAAGTATATTGAGCACACAGTCAAACGGCTTCTATCCTGCAGCAAATGGACGTCAAGTGCAGCATCATCTACACGGAAGCTGCACAATGGTATCTGATTTTGAAACGACAacgtttgtatgtgtgtatgtgtgtgtgtacttgCATGTTTCATGTGTTGAAAGTATACTCAAAGCAATAGAGTAAAAAAAAACGCCTGATTCGGCTTAGACACGGTATGTACGCTCTTCCATGTACGGATGCTGGTAGGAATACCGATGCAGCATAGTTTGTGCCTCATACTTACTGCTTATGCTTGGCTAGTGACGATGGCGATGTGCAGCCATCAGTGAATCGGGTGAGAAGGGG
This genomic window contains:
- the LOC131432750 gene encoding uncharacterized protein LOC131432750, whose amino-acid sequence is MHYSNVIRNRCIRHKSTFLAEGWANGHDPTDNDFTLPKKIFPPHLACKLRERNHSFGKVSKLKPWSSEQICMMKYIEHTVKRLLSCSKWTSSAASSTRKLHNGCAEWTASDVKAWTTLEPFKLQE